A genome region from Brassica oleracea var. oleracea cultivar TO1000 chromosome C2, BOL, whole genome shotgun sequence includes the following:
- the LOC106327718 gene encoding probable galacturonosyltransferase 12 — protein MQLHISPSLRLVTVVKGKGLREFIKVKVGSRRFSYQMMFYSLLFFTFLLRLVFLLSTVDTIDGASPCSSLACLGKRLKPKLLGRRVETGNVPEAMYQVLEQPLSEEELKGRSDIPQTLEDFISEVKRSKSDAREFAQKLKEMVTLMEQRTRTAKIQEYLYRHVASSSIPKQLHCLALKLANEHSINAAARLQLPEAELVPTLVDNNYFHFVLASDNVLAASVVAKSLVQNSLRPHKIVLHIITDRKTYFPMQAWFSLHPLSPAVIEVKALHHFDWLSKGKVPVLEAMEKDQRVRSQFRGGSSVIVADNNENPVVVAAKLQALSPKYNSMMNHIRIHLPELFPSLNKVVFLDDDNVIQTDLSPLWDIDMDGKVNGAVETCRGEDKFVMSKKFKSYLNFSNPIIARNFDPEECAWAYGMNVFDLAAWRETNITSTYYHWLDENLKSDLSLWQLGTLPPGLIAFHGHVQTIDPFWHMLGLGYQEKTSFSDAESAAVVHFNGRAKPWLDIAFPHLRPLWAKYLDPSDRFIESCHIRAS, from the exons ATGCAGTTACATATATCTCCAAGCTTGAGACTTGTGACGGTCGTCAAAGGGAAAGGACTAAGAGAGTTCATAAAAGTGAAGGTTGGTTCAAGAAGATTCTCGTATCAAATGATGTTTTATTCTCTGCTCTTCTTTACTTTTCTTCTCCGGCTCGTCTTCCTTCTCTCCACCGTTGATACTATCGACGGTGCCTCTCCTTGCTCCTCTCTTG CTTGCTTGGGAAAAAGACTAAAGCCAAAGCTTTTAGGAAGAAGGGTTGAGACTGGT AATGTCCCAGAAGCTATGTACCAAGTTTTGGAACAGCCTCTAAGTGAAGAAGAGCTAAAAGGAAGATCAGACATACCACAAACACTTGAAGATTTCATCTCTGAAGTCAAAAGAAGCAAATCAGACGCAAGAGAATTTGCACAAAAGCTTAAAGAAATGGTGACACTGATGGAACAGAGAACAAGAACCGCTAAGATCCAAGAGTATTTATACCGACACGTCGCATCAAGCAGCATACCAAAACAACTTCACTGCTTAGCTCTCAAACTAGCCAACGAACATTCCATAAACGCAGCCGCACGTCTCCAGCTTCCAGAAGCAGAACTAGTCCCAACCTTAGTCGACAACAACTACTTTCACTTTGTCTTGGCTTCAGACAATGTACTTGCAGCTTCTGTCGTGGCTAAGTCTCTGGTTCAGAACTCCTTAAGGCCTCATAAGATCGTTCTTCACATCATAACTGATAGGAAAACTTATTTCCCTATGCAAGCTTGGTTCTCACTGCATCCTCTGTCTCCAGCGGTAATTGAAGTCAAGGCTCTGCATCATTTTGATTGGTTATCGAAAGGGAAAGTTCCGGTTTTAGAAGCTATGGAGAAGGATCAGAGAGTGAGGTCTCAGTTCAGAGGCGGATCATCGGTCATTGTGGCTGATAACAACGAGAACCCAGTTGTTGTTGCTGCTAAGTTACAAGCTCTTAGCCCTAAATACAACTCCATGATGAATCACATCCGTATTCATCTACCAGAG TTGTTTCCGAGCCTAAACAAGGTTGTGTTTCTAGACGATGACAATGTGATCCAAACTGATCTTTCACCACTTTGGGACATTGACATGGATGGGAAAGTTAATGGAGCAGTGGAGACATGTAGAGGAGAAGACAAGTTTGTCATGTCAAAGAAGTTCAAGAGTTACCTCAATTTCTCAAACCCGATCATTGCCAGAAACTTCGACCCTGAGGAATGTGCTTGGGCTTACGGGATGAATGTTTTCGATCTAGCGGCTTGGAGAGAGACTAACATTACCTCCACTTACTATCATTGGCTCGACGAG AACTTAAAGTCAGACCTGAGTTTGTGGCAGCTGGGAACCTTGCCTCCAGGGTTGATAGCTTTCCACGGCCATGTCCAGACCATAGATCCGTTCTGGCATATGCTTGGTCTCGGGTACCAAGAGAAAACAAGCTTTTCTGATGCTGAAAGTGCAGCTGTTGTTCATTTCAATGGAAGAGCTAAGCCTTGGCTTGATATAGCGTTTCCTCATCTACGTCCTCTTTGGGCTAAGTATCTTGATCCCTCTGATAGGTTCATCGAGAGCTGTCACATTAGAGCATCATAA
- the LOC106322673 gene encoding autophagy-related protein 18f-like → MSNNDDDSQKPETSSDGAVSRSARTSFQAVSDCLRAISSGASTVARSAASAASSVVNRDADSLHDKVLWAGFDKLEKEDGDTRRVLLLAFRSGFQIWDVEDTGNVHVIVSAHDGHAAFMQMLPYPLVSEEIDDVFAESRPLLAVCGDSSWVEILDIESASDNSESETVVPTHVNVYSLKSNSYVHKLKFESVIYTIRCSSRIVAVLQSDQIHCFDAKTLVEEYNIDTNSIAYGSLGVGYGPLAVGPRWIAYSGSRIDESSSTIFTSELLPLSSSPGVAQFAIESSKHIVTGIARLGGKGYKSLSNFCAEGLPNPYLPGFKGIGVAATDKAQDAESIGMVIISDVINKSVICQFKAHKNPISALSFDPSGMLLVSASTQGHNINVFKIMPRISNTSDAPPKECFMHLFRLHRGYTYAVIQDMSFSNDSSLIVVSSSRGTSHVFEINPEREEHLPLTLSPVIRIRSRDISGWMGTVSGAAAAAAGMVGGGGGGSLQGSTTSTFSYCVEQQNKNSHYGSTASDNSVTRNLLVFAPSGCMTQYALKAGDGGEALVMTGIDSESGAETEGPVVRIRRWYMVQNRSRREMQDQQSDVYGGGGSTSGSGSNVFPEVVIKQSAEEPWKATKKGKAPRVVDNNHQLYVSQTELRMYQPSHLPLWECENCRFEKLVLDGDEESNVGGRGGEMEIEKIQAQTIEARTTGSHPVWG, encoded by the exons ATGAGTAACAACGACGACGATTCTCAGAAGCCGGAGACTTCCTCCGACGGAGCTGTCTCGCGATCAGCTCGGACCTCCTTTCAAGCCGTCTCTGACTGCCTTCGTGCGATTTCCTCCGGCGCTTCCACCGTCGCTCGCTCCGCCGCATCCGCCGCTTCTTCCGTTGTTAATCGAGACGCCGACTCTCTTCACGACAAG GTACTATGGGCGGGGTTTGATAAGCTAGAGAAAGAGGATGGCGATACTCGGAGAGTTCTTCTACTTGCGTTTCGCTCTGGTTTCCAAATCTGGGATGTTGAAGACACTGGGAACGTCCATGTCATTGTCTCTGCTCACGATGGACACGCAGCCTTTATGCAGATGCTACCTTACCCGCTAGTCTCCGAGGAGATAGACGATGTGTTTGCTGAGAGCCGTCCGCTTTTGGCTGTGTGTGGTGACAGCTCTTGGGTCGAAATTTTAGATATAGAGAGCGCTTCTGACAACTCTGAAAGTGAGACCGTAGTGCCTACACATGTGAATGTCTACTCCTTAAAGTCAAACTCTTACGTGCATAAGTTGAAGTTCGAGTCTGTCATCTACACCATCAGGTGCAGTTCTCGGATCGTTGCTGTGCTACAATCAGATCAG ATTCATTGCTTTGATGCTAAGACGTTGGTGGAGGAATACAATATCGACACTAACTCCATCGCGTATGGCTCATTGGGCGTTGGATATGGTCCTCTTGCCGTTGGTCCACGATGGATCGCGTATAGCGGAAGTCGTATTGATGAGTCTAGCTCCACAATTTTCACTTCAGAACTTCTCCCACTGTCGTCATCACCCGGTGTTGCACAGTTTGCAATAGAATCGAGCAAACATATTGTAACTGGGATTGCGAGGCTTGGAGGCAAAGGGTACAAGTCATTGTCTAACTTCTGCGCAGAGGGTCTGCCCAATCCGTATCTTCCTGGTTTTAAGGGCATTGGAGTTGCTGCTACTGACAAAGCGCAAGACGCTGAGAGCATAGGAATGGTTATAATCAGTGATGTTATAAACAAAAGCGTGATATGTCAGTTTAAGGCACACAAGAATCCGATTTCAGCTTTGAGCTTTGATCCGAGTGGGATGCTTTTGGTGTCTGCTTCGACTCAGGGCCACAACATTAACGTGTTCAAGATAATGCCGAGAATCTCTAACACTAGTGATGCGCCGCCCAAAGAGTGTTTTATGCATCTGTTCAGGCTCCATCGTGGCTATACTTATGCG GTGATACAAGACATGAGTTTCAGCAATGATAGCAGTTTGATAGTGGTTAGCTCTTCAAGAGGGACAAGTCATGTGTTTGAGATTAATCCCGAGAGAGAAGAGCATCTTCCTCTCACTCTGTCACCTGTTATTAGGATAAGAAGCCGAGACATCAGCGGATGGATGGGGACAGTGAGCGGTGCTGCAGCTGCGGCGGCTGGAATGGTTGGAGGAGGAGGAGGAGGCTCTCTTCAGGGTTCAACCACATCAACATTCAGTTACTGCGTTGAACAGCAGAATAAGAACAGCCACTATGGTTCTACTGCTTCTGATAATAGCGTAACGAGGAATCTACTGGTTTTTGCTCCTTCTGGATGTATGACACAGTACGCGTTGAAGGCTGGGGATGGTGGTGAGGCTTTGGTGATGACGGGGATTGATTCCGAGTCTGGTGCAGAGACTGAAGGACCGGTTGTGAGGATACGAAGGTGGTACATGGTCCAGAACCGATCTAGAAGAGAGATGCAAGATCAGCAGAGTGACGTATATGGAGGAGGTGGATCAACTTCGGGTTCTGGAAGTAACGTGTTTCCGGAGGTTGTTATAAAGCAGAGTGCTGAGGAGCCGTGGAAAGCAACTAAGAAAGGAAAGGCCCCTCGTGTGGTGGATAACAACCATCAGCTGTACGTGTCTCAAACAGAGTTGCGAATGTATCAGCCGTCTCACCTACCCTTATGGGAATGTGAAAAT TGTAGGTTTGAGAAGTTGGTATTGGATGGGGATGAAGAGAGTAATGTTGGTGGAAGAGGAGGGGAGATGGAGATTGAAAAAATCCAAGCTCAAACGATTGAAGCAAGAACAACAGGTTCGCATCCAGTGTGGGGTTGA
- the LOC106327719 gene encoding transcription factor ILR3: MVSPETANWISDLIDADYGSFTIQGPGFSWPVHQPLAVSSNSSAGVDGSAGNSEASKEPGSKKRARCESSSATSSKACREKQRRDRLNDKFTELSVILEPGNPPKTDKAAILVDAVRMVTQLRGEAQKLKDTNSSLQDKIKELKTEKNELRDEKQRLKTEKEKLEQQLKAMNAPQPSFFPAPPMMPTAFASAAQGQAPGNKMVPFISYPGVAMWQFMPPASVDTSQDHVLRPPVA, encoded by the exons ATGGTGTCCCCCGAAACCGCTAACTGGATATCCGACCTGATCGATGCCGACTATGGAAGCTTCACCATCCAAGGTCCTGGTTTCTCTTGGCCCGTTCACCAACCTCTTGCCGTTTCTTCTAACTCCAG CGCGGGAGTTGATGGTTCGGCTGGAAATTCAGAAGCCAGCAAGGAACCTGGCTCCAAAAAGAG GGCGAGATGTGAATCATCCTCTGCCACTAGCTCAAAAGCATGTAGAGAGAAGCAGCGCCGAGACAGGCTGAATGACAA GTTTACCGAATTGAGTGTAATTTTGGAGCCTGGAAACCCTCCCAAAACAGACAAGGCTGCAATCTTGGTCGATGCTGTCCGCATGGTGACACAGCTACGCGGCGAAGCCCAGAAGTTGAAGGACACCAATTCAAGTCTTCAGGACAAAATCAAAGAGTTAAAG ACTGAGAAAAACGAGCTGCGAGATGAGAAACAGAGGCTGAAGACAGAGAAAGAGAAGCTGGAGCAACAGCTCAAAGCCATGAATGCTCCTCAACCAAGCTTCTTCCCAGCTCCACCTATGATGCCAACTGCTTTTGCTTCTGCTGCGCAAGGCCAAGCTCCCGGAAACAAGATGGTGCCATTCATCAGTTACCCAGGAGTTGCCATGTGGCAGTTCATGCCTCCTGCTTCCGTCGATACCTCTCAGGATCATGTCCTTCGTCCACCAGTTGCTTAA